Proteins from a single region of Mytilus trossulus isolate FHL-02 chromosome 2, PNRI_Mtr1.1.1.hap1, whole genome shotgun sequence:
- the LOC134708257 gene encoding retinoic acid receptor RXR-like isoform X7, which translates to MSSGGMAGQMGSMNSMGGLDSPPDIKPDIGQLQMPGHNFFSGFPPGLQMPMPSTQPSPGSGPMQSPGLLSPSSSVTSPSSMMSVGSPGSIGSPTNAFSTKHICAICGDRASGKHYGVYSCEGCKGFFKRTVRKDLTYACRDDRNCIIDKRQRNRCQYCRYMKCLTMGMKREEVDAELYQYYEEDEDSDDDTVQEERQRNKEKGEGEVESTSGANNDMPVEKILEAELAVDPNTDTYIDTQKDAVTNICQAADKQLITLVEWAKRIPHFVELPLEDQVILLRAGWNELLIAAFSHRSTVVKDGILLATGLHVHRSSAHQAGVGTIFDRVLTELVAKMREMKMDKTEVGCLRAIVLYNPDAKGLTATHEVEQLREKVYASLEEYCKTRYPEEPGRFAKLLLRLPALRSIGLKCLEHLFFFKLIGDTPIDTFLMEMLESPTNT; encoded by the exons ATGTCATCAGGAGGCATGGCTGGACAGATGGGGTCCATGAACTCTATGGGTGGGTTAGATTCTCCTCCTGATATTAAACCAGACATTGGACAGCTACAGATGCCTGGTCACAACTTCTTTAGTGGATTTCCTCCAGGATTACAGATGCCCATGCCTTCCACTCAGCCCTCACCAGGGTCTGGTCCCATGCAGTCACCAGGTTTATTGTCCCCCTCATCATCAGTAACATCCCCGTCATCTATGATGTCTGTAGGCTCACCGGGATCCATTGGATCGCCAACCAATGCATTCTCTACTAAACATATATGTGCTATATGTGGAGACAGAGCTTCTGGAAAACATTATGGAGTTTATAG TTGTGAAGGTTGTAAAGGATTTTTCAAGAGAACAGTGAGGAAAGATTTGACATATGCCTGCCGTGATGACAGAAATTGTATCATTGATAAACGACAGAGAAACCGATGTCAGTACTGCCGCTACATGAAATGTTTAACCATGGGAATGAAGAGAGAAG AGGTTGATGCAGAACTCTATCAGTATTATGAGGAGGATGAGGACTCAGACGATGATA cTGTTCAGGAAGAAAGACAGAGGAATAAAGAGAAAGGGGAGGGAGAAGTAGAGAGTACAAGTGGAGCCAACAATGATATGCCAGTAGAGAAAATCTTAGAGGCGGAGCTAGCTGTTGATCCTAATACAGATACATATATTGATACTCAG AAAGACGCAGTTACCAACATATGTCAGGCTGCAGACAAACAGCTGATTACATTAGTAGAATGGGCCAAGAGAATTCCACACTTTGTAGAGTTACCATTGGAGGATCAAGTGATACTGCTGAGAGCTG GCTGGAATGAATTGTTAATTGCTGCATTTTCACACAGATCTACCGTAGTTAAGGATGGTATATTACTAGCTACAGGTTTACATGTACATAGAAGTAGTGCTCACCAGGCTGGTGTAGGAACCATATTTGATAGAGTCCTCACAGAATTAGTGGCCAAAATGAGGGAAATGAAAATGGACAAGACAGAAGTTGGCTGTCTTAGGGCTATAGTCTTATACAACCCAG ATGCTAAAGGACTTACTGCTACCCATGAAGTGGAACAGTTGCGTGAGAAAGTTTACGCTTCATTGGAGGAATACTGTAAAACCCGATATCCAGAAGAACCAGGCCGATTTGCCAAGTTACTGCTCAGACTACCTGCCTTACGAAGTATTGGACTAAAGTGCCTggaacatttgtttttctttaaattgattGGTGATACACCAATAGACACGTTCCTCATGGAAATGTTAGAAAGCCCAACGAATACCTGA